In Vicugna pacos chromosome 6, VicPac4, whole genome shotgun sequence, the DNA window TGACCCAACTTCTGTACCTGCATTGACCCATCAGGTCTCCAAACAACCCTGTAAAGTAAGTGTTTATTACTGTGATCACACTTTATGGCAGAGGAAATCGAGGCATGAGAGACTGAATAACGTGTCTCAGGGTCCGTGGTGCGCTGGGCAGTTTGGCTCCGGCACCCACCCACTACCTCGTGCTGCCCCTGAACTCTTTATCCGGGCTCTCCTAGGTCGGCTTTACACCGTTTATAAACTTCAGGGCCAGTTTTCAGTTAATGTTGGGAATAAACACTGAACTTGGCCCCTAGAGATTTTTGTGGTTGGGCTCTTACCCTCCCAGCAGCTTGCATGTGGGCTGAGTGACAGTCTCTTAAGTCACGTAGTCCCAAAGACACCCCTCCTGAGGCCTAAAACGGCATGGGTGACACTCCTTGGCGCACACTTGGCAGTGTCTTATGTAATCCTCATTTTACGGATAGAAAATCAAATCTTAGCACAGCTGAGAAACTTGTTCAAGGTGCTCCAGGCAGGAAAGAATAAAGCTGGGATGTGCACCGAGGGCTTTCTGCTGCCCAGCAGGGGCACTCCGCTGCCTCTTGGCTATAACTCTGACCTTCTCTGTTTTTGCAAGAGTCAGTGGCCAGGTCTGAGTCCAATTTGAGAGATGCGTGAGCTCCTTCTGGGGAGGTTTGCCTCTGAGAAAAGGGTCAGTTTGCTGCAGCCCGTGCCTCACTGTGGGTGGGTTGAGTCAGGTGTCTCTGGGACCCGCTGCCCTGGGGCCGCAAAGGTTCTCAccttgaggaggggagggggctgcccctaAGCCCTAGGAACGTGCTGTATGTAAGACAAGCTGCTTCTCTTGGGAGAACCACATAGACAGACAAGCCTTTCTGTCCTGGGAGAGCTTGCCTCGGGCACGTTGAGGAAGTGGAGGAGTGAGACTGCCAGCTGGGATGCCAGTGACAGTGCAGATTGTCAGCAGTCACTTCCTTGAAAAGGGAATTTAAATGAAACCTGAGTACACTGCAGCTTAGGAACCAGAGGGTTCTGATCCTACCTGGTGTCCCCAAGCGCTGAAGTACGTCCAGTGAGGCACATCAGAAGAGTTTTTCCTTGGAGCCAAGGAAGGGTTTACTTTTCAGTCCATCCCCAGAATGGATGGAGACCCGGAGCTGGAAGGGCACGTCCTGCAGAGGCCAGAGGCCTTGGCTCTGAGATGGGCAGACCTCGCCGACCTTCACCTGCGGTCGTGATGATCAGTGTGCTAGGAGCCCAGCAGTTGCCAAGGATTCAGACATACCAAGCTTTGTGTCTAGCATGTCCCACATTGTTCTAGGCAAGGTGCTTTTGTGGCAAAGAAGTGAAACCCACCCAAATGAGCATAGGTAAAAGAGGATTTAGTGAAAGGACACTGGGGAGTCTCCATGATTTGGAGCAGAAGGTCAGCCAGGCTTTGCAGGCAGCAGAAGCGGCTCTCTGCACACAGCTCAGCCTCCTCGTTAAGCCCCGTTTCCGGGTCCCAACTCGTCCGCCAGCCAGGCGCTGACTCCTAACCCCGATCCCCACCTGATGATCTTGCAATTGAAGTAAGTTTCTGAGACATATGTGTTTCCTTTCACTTCTGtcagcaattttctttttctggccttCTACTCACTTTTTACAGAAAGACTAGAATATCATAAGTACCCAAGTCATTGCACAAGCCCTGCCGTTCAGCCGGGGTGATGTTGCTGAAATGGAGCCACTGACCTGCAGACTCAGCACCACGTGATGGCCCAGAACGTTTGCTTGTGAGCTGAGATAAGAAGGTCTGAATTTGGCCTTGGAAAAGCCAGCGTTCGAAAGGGCAGGCTACATAGGTATAATGTCGGGGCCACTAGGCCAACACAGAGCGGTTCAGCACGCAACTGGACGCAGTTGATCCCAAGTGCAAAAGGCATCTAGGAAAAGCGGTGAATAGGGGGTAGATTTGCAGGGGTTCTCAGACGTGTTTGCAGTGTATGTctgttcaatattttataaatatgtttagaAAAAGCATATGTTCTATAGCTCCTCCAAGTTTGCATGTGATTTGCCTTTTCCTTCCTGTTGTAAATGAGAATTTTCCTAGTTATTGAAAAGTCCAGTTTGTGTGATTGTCCAATAGCCCGTCAGTGGGAATGCCACAAAACCATTCACTCACTGGTCTCCTCAGACTTTCTGGCTGTTTCCATGGTGTCTGGAACTCGGCTGCACTTACCCATCCTCTCTCTATCAGGCCACTAGCCCAGGGCTCCTCAAGTGTGAGACCTTGGTCGCCTTTGCTCTCAGTGTCTGCAGCCCAGCACCTGGGCCAGCCCAGGCCCTCTGAGGATTGTAGGAGTGGACACCTGGAAGGCGGAGGCCGCAGGGCCAGCACCACGTCTGCCTCAGTCCGAGAGCAGCGCAGGGCAGTGAAGGTGTGGGCCCCGCAGGGACCGCTGAGCTTGGCTTGGTGCCCTTGGGCACAGATGCCCACAGCCTTGCCAACCGCTAGGATTGCACGACAAGGTTCCGCTTCTCCTTGGCATTCTGTAGGCTGCAGAGAAAGTTAcctagttccttttttttttttttaagcataaagaCCTGCATCACTGCTGAGTTCCCTAATAGGCCCCCAGACCCCAGGGTACAGCTCCTCGAGTCccagcttcccccacccctcagagCCGCATTTGCTCTGGGGTGTCTGCTCTGCTGGGTGCAGCCCCCAGGCCCGTCTTAGGGGCAGGGGAGCAGTTCCTGGTCACCCAGACCCCAGGTCCATTTCCCTGAACCACGCTGTCTGTTCCGCTCTTGTAGGAATCCCAGTCTGAGAGGTGGAAAACTGTGTTCTTTTCTGAGCATGATGGACCCACCCTGCTATCCTGAGGCGGGCTCTCTGGCTGGTGGCCTGTCCCTTGTGGAGCTCCTTGACCTCCTTGTGGCCTCCCTCCTCTCATTTTCTCCCTTCTTCACGTCTGGTCTTTAGACATCTCCCCGTGGTTCAGGCTGAAACCAGAGAAGTACATCCGCAGGGATGGTCTCTTCAGTCAGCGCGCACACCAGGGCCGGGGGGGCCCAGGGGAGAGTAGGTGAGGCCTGGATGGCGCGGGAAGGCTCCACCAGACTGGAGACGTTTGACCTGAgccctgaaggatgagtaggagtttgccagGTGGAGAGGGTGGGAAaagcattccaagcagagggaatggCACTAGCTGAGGCCTGAGGGTGGAGCAGCCGGTGGCATGTTCAGGAAGAAGTGGGCAGTGGCGAGACTGGGGTGGAGAGTCAGTCAGTGATGCTGGAAAGGATGTACAGGGCCAAATCCCGCAGGCCTTGAATGCCAAGCTAAAGGGTTGGAAGTGGTTCTGAACACACAGCAATCAAGGGCCTACCATATGCCCCGCATGGTGGCAGGAGTAAAATTGGATTGGGGACacggggtagggggtgggcagAGACAGGCTGTGGCCTTGATCTAGGTGAGCAATAATGGGAGTGTCCAGGCGTGGCTGGGCAGCTCTGTTGATCGTCTACCCTGTGACTTCCATCTTCACCCAAGGGAAGGGTCATATGGGAACTTGGAGGTGAGCCTCGGGGGCCTCAGCTCACCCACGGGCTGCTGCCCAGTCACCTTTAAGTCAAACTGACTGCCTGCTGCTCCTAGCTAGGAAAACATCCAAGGAGACCATTTTTGGGGGCGTGTGTAGACAGGACACCATGCTTCACACGCTCACTCCCTGGGGCCACAACTTCCATGTGCTCGGTACGAAGCACCAGGGAGAGTGGACTGGTCCTGGAGGAAAGCAAAGCACAGCGCCCAGGCAGCTGTGAAGAACAGCCCACTTGGAAGGTGGGAGAGCCTGGAGACGTACCACCCCATGCCAGGCACTCCGTGTCCTTGGGTGGTGGCTGGGCTGTGTACAGAGCCTCACAGATTGGAAAGAGTCACGGGAAAGTTTGTCATCCTTGTTACTGTGGAGACAGGTGGCCACAATCCTCAGGCTTCCAGACATGGGGTCTCTGCCCAGGACAAGGGTGAACCATGAGCCCCGTTCTCATCCCCTGTAGTGGCCCCACCTCGGAGGGGATGGACACACATGGCTCAATTCCAGTCAGTTTCTCAGCATCCCCACTGTCACTTTGCCACTTTGATCAGGTTTGTGATCCCCTGGCCAGCAAGGTGGCAAACACCCACACCCCTGTGCCCATCCCTTAGTGGGGTCCCGTAAATGCAcacccacatgcacacatacacatgcacacactcaggGCTCCCTCCTCCATCTTGCAATGTCTCCTTTCTTTCAATGTCAAGAGGCTGTTGTGTTCTTACCACATCCCCAGTTCTGGGGTGCTTGCCACCCCACCACTCACTCACCCCAGGAGAGCAACCCAGATGGGAAGTGTCGCAAGTTCCTATGAAGGAAAGTCACGTAACCCAGTGGCTGAGCACACGGGCGTTAGAACTAGTCTGACctagttcaaatcccagctccttcacTCGCTGACTCGGTGGCCTTGGGCCAGTTCTTTAATCTCTCTGGTCTCTtatcttcatctgtaacatggggacAGCATGAGGACTTACACCAAAGGCCTGTGGTCAGGGATCCGTGAGATGTCCATGCAGAGCGAGGCGCCCACACAGCCGGAGCTCCACGCATGTTTGTTCCTCTTATTGTCTGTGATGTTAGTTTTGGTAGTTTTCTTACTGATGACTCCCTCCTAGGAGTGAGGAGCTCTGGGTGAGAGGCTGGAGGCCGGGCCCCATCATTAACAAGGAATTCGTACTGTCAGTCTCTAAAATTAACAGGTTGAACAAGACCTGGGTCCTGTGCTCCTCTCCGGGAGATGCTGCTTGAGTGAGCTGAGTGGCCTGCCAGCCAACTGAAACTGTCCTCAAAATGTGCCCCTGTGCCCTTTGTGGGGTGTCCTGAGCTTCTGTCTCATTCTCTGTAGGGCTTGGTACCCAGAGGGCAAGAACTCCTGAGCTGGTCGACCGCCAGTGCCCTTTCAGCTTGGCCCTTCCGTGCCCCTTACCCAGGACAAGCCTGGCGCTGACCAGCAGTGCCTGGAGAGGGACAGGCCTGCTTTGGTGGTCACAGCCAGGGGCTGAGTCAAGAGACAGTTACGTGCTGGAACTTAGCTCAGCAGTGCCGGGCTGCACTCAGATTGCTGGGGGCGTGCGGCAGCTTCCTATTTTAACTCCCAGATTGGCCAGAGAATCACTGCAGTGGGAAAGCATTCCTCACTTAGATGGGCAGGTCTGAGCTCACTGGCCACAATCCATAGGCTTGTTCCTCCTGCTGTGACAACCATGGTGGCCAAAATAGGCCCAAAGCACCTTCCCTGTTGGGACCTCCATTCTAGATATGACTAGACTGAGGCCTAGAAAGGTCCAGTGACCTGCTCCAGGGCACCCAGCCGGTCAGCTGCGGGAACCTCAGGACCCCTCCGTGTCCACAGGTGCCTGCATCCCGGGTCGTTGGTGCCCTCCATGGTGGGTTGTCACACTCCAGGAGACAGAGCTGGAGCTGAGCCTGTCACCACCCCTGTCCTGGCTCCACCCTGGCACTGCTGGGGAGGATGGCACGGGGCTTCCCCTCTCGAGGCAGGAAGTGGTGGGAGAGGCTTAAAACAGtccaaaagggaaaaacaacCCTCAGTGCAGTGAAGCAAACGCTGTGACAGCCCTCCCTCtggcctgcccccacccagcccacAAATATCACCCCCGCCAGGCAGGGGGCCTGGCTTCAGGACTGAcagcctctccctctctcatcACAGGCTTCTGGGACTCCTCGCTGAACCCCCGGCGAGGAGGCGGGAGCCCAGCGGAGCACCCAAAAGACCCAGCGCCCGGAAcacccccagcctccagcctcagGGCCGCGGCTCCATACGAGAAGAGCTCCTGTGAAATCGAGCTGTCCATAGGAAGCGGCCTCTGGTTTGTGAATCCAGTCTTCATCGAGGACTGTGGCAGCGCCCCGCCGCCCGACCAGCCACCCCCTGGAAGCTGTCCCTCGCTCCCGTCGCCCCCCACCTCTGACGCTACCTCACCCACCTCCAGGTGGGCCCCTCGCCGCCCAGCGCCCCCTCCCCCGGTGCTCCTTCTTCAGTCTCCTGGCTCCACCCAGCCTCCTCCACCCCCTGCTCCTGCTCTGGCCTGCCCTTTGCCCAGTTCTCCCCCAGTGGCTGCTCCCCCGCCTCTAGAGGCCCTTCCTCCTGCACCTCCAGCATCTGCCCCCGACTTTGCACCCCATGCCCCAGGCCCCCCGGACCATCCAAACCAGCCACCCATGACAGCCTGCGAGAGGCTCCCACGCCCCCTCGCAGGCCTGGGCCCCCTCAGGGAGGAAGAGAGCAAGGTGGGGGCAGCCCTCACCCCCTTGCAGGCCTCCACCCCTCCAGTGCCCACGAAGAAGAGCCTCCCCGCTGTTCCTCCCAGACGTCGCATCTCTGAGAAGGTGTCCCTGGAGGACCAGAGTGCAGGGAAGGTGGACAGGGGGTCGGCGGCAGAGGGGGACGCGCTGGGTCTTTCCAGGTCATCCCCGCTCAGCCTGCACCTGCAGGGGACCTCAGACAGCCCTGGCAACAGTCCTCAGAGGACCACAGAGCAAGGCCAGGAAGCAGTGGCCAAAGCCAGCGAACCGGGCAGCATGCCAGAGCCTCCAAGGAAGATCCGACAAGCCCCAGTCCCACCCCCCAGGAAGAAACGGATCTCCCGGCAGCTGGCCTCGGTCCTCCCAGCTCCCTTGGAGAGCGCCGAGGTTTCCGCGGAGGCGGTAGCCCCAGAGAACCCCACGCCTGGTCCACCCAGAAACAGCCAAGGCCCTGCCTCCCCTACCAGGACTCAGAGCCCACATGCCCGGGCAGGGGCCCGACCTCAGAGCACCCCAGAGTTCAAGGGCTCCCTGGCCTCCCTCTCGGACAGCTTGGGAGTGCCCGCCTCGGCCACAGACCAGGACTCCTACTCCACCAGCAGcacagaggaggagctggagcagTTCAGCAGCCCCGGTGTGAAGAAGAAACCCTCTATGATCCTGGACAAGGCGCGCCACCGCCTGAGCTTTGTGAGCTTCACCAGCGTCTTCAATGCCTTCCTCTCCAACAACCGCAAGCTGTACAAGAAGGTGGTGGAGCTGGCCCAGGACAAGGCCTCGTACTTCGGCAACCTGGTGCAGGACTACAAAGTGTACAGCCTGGAGATGATGGTGCACCAGACTTCCAGCACCGAGATGCTGCAGGAGATCCGCACCATGATGACCCAGCTCAAGAGCTACCTGCTGCAGAGCACCGAGCTCAAGGCCCTGGTGGACCCCGCCCTGCACTCTGAGGAGGAACTAGGTCGGTCCCCGTCCCCAGCAGGGCCTGGGAGTGGGCGGGAGCCCGGGATAATCCCAAACAATCCCCCCTTTCCAGGAACCAACCCCTCTGCTGTTCTGCCTCTCAGTTCCAAGTTTGGCCATGTGTGCAGTTAGATGGCAGAAGAACCTCAATCACCTAAGAGCTGGGCtgaaccccaccctcaggatgctTCTGGTTTTATTAGGGAGCCAAGTCACCAGGAGCAATTAGCAGCAGAAGAACTACTAACGCGTGGCTGCTGAGAGCCAGAGGCAGGCTCTGCGGGAGATCTGGTGGGGGCTTCAGAGGTGGAGGGACTCCAGAGGGCATGGACTCTCTTAACTTGTAGATGAAGTAAAAGGTCTTGGAAGGAGAAaggacttggccaaggtcacatagGAGCTAGTGGGTGTGGGGAAGCTGACTGCAGGTCCCTGCCTGCAGGTCACCAGGCCTCTAGCTGCAGAGGCTCTGAGAGCCTGGAAGGAAGGCAaagagtggggtgagagacaagGGCACCATGTGTTCTCCTGttgaagaggctggagaaataaacgGGAAGAGGGAGACGGCAGGATGAGGACCCTCAGATGAGGATCCAAACCTGCCAGGACCAGCCCCAAACCCAGACATGGGCCAGCCCTAGGACTGCGTGGCAGGGGAGGGTTATCCGGGCCTATGCTGAGGCTCAGCTATGGGACACtagcccctccctcacctcccagggATAGGGCAGGTGTCTCCTTCCAGGGACAGGACTTGGGACCTCTTCTACTGGGCTAATAGCTAAGACCTTCCCCTGGGGATCAGGTAGAGCCAAAAGGACTTCCCAAGAATATTTCCCTACTGTCAACCAAAGCTGAACATTGCCTTGGTGTCAAGTTGACATGGGTTCAAATCCTTATTCAGCCCctagctagctgtgtgacccacaGCAGCAGAGCCTGAATGGGTCCATCTGTTGAGTAGGGATAATGGTGTGTTTGTTGCAGAGTTGCTTTGAGATCAAAGATGACTAACTCTTTGTTCTGCTAGCTGATCAGTGCATCTCTCGGATAAGATGACATTCAAACAGAAAGGAATAAGCCACGTGACTAGCCATATGAATTTCTCCAGGCAAAGGgaatagcaggtgcaaaggccctgaggcagcagcAAGCCTGGCAGGTTGGCAGAGCAGCAAGAAGGTCACTGTGGCTGGAGCAGCATAAGCACAATGAGCAAGCGAGGTGAAGAGTTAGAGAGGCCACAGGGACCAATCACAGACGGGGATTATAGGCCATGGGGAGAAGTTTGGCTTCTATTGTGCATTCAGTGTGAGCCATTACAGGGTTCTGAGCACAGGAAGGTGATGATCAGACATGGCATAACAGGATTAtgctggctgctgtgttgagaatggACTAAAAGAAGCCAGGGCAAGAGGCTACTAACATAACTCAGGCAAGAGATGATGACAGCCCAGGTCAAGGCAGTAGCGTAGAAGTGATGAGAAGTCAGGTATTAGCTATACTGTATTCTTGAGACTGCAGTCAGGTGGATTTGGGACGTGAAAGAGAGACATCAAGATTAACTcttgcaaacatttactgagcacccatgCCCTCAAGGTAAAGCTGCACAGGTTTTGTACTGCACAACTCCCATGTAATTAGTGTCCTCTGAGGTTGTGTACTGGTAGGCGGCCCTGTGAGGGTGTAATCTGTGCCACACCCtgtgaaaagccttaggataccATGTATGGGTCCCAGGGGCTTCTGTGCCCTTGGCGGTGTGGCTTTCTGCAGAATGTGCTATGGTGTCTCACGTGTTAGACTGTGGGGTGTATCTGCCAGGGCTGTATAGCCTTCCAGGGACCAGGGATGGGGGATAGCCATACTGTTGGGCAACAAGACCTGAGGGCAGGACCCCTGCAGCTGCTTCTTTCTTCACCCTCCTTTTCTCGCCCACCTGCAGAAGCCATTGTGGAGTCTGCCTTGTACAAGAGTGTCCTGAAGCCCCTGAAGGAAGCCATCAACTCGTGCCTGCATGAGATCCACAGCAAGGATGGCTCACTGCAGCAGCTCAAGGAGAACCAGCTGGTGATCCTGGCTACCACCACCACCGACCTGGGCGTGACCACCAGCGTGCCGGAGGTGCCCATCATGGAGAAGATCCTGCAGAAGTTCgccagcatgcacaaggcctaCTCGCCCGAGAAGAAGATCTCCATCCTACTCAAGACCTGTAAGCTCATCTATGACTCCATGGCTCTCGGCAACCCAGGTAGGAGGGCAGCCgggaggggcctgggctggggggtgggggctctcTCTATATGGGTCTGTGACCGCTTCCCCTCCAGAGCCCTGGGAAGGCACTAGAGAAGCCTCCCCAGATTCAGAGGCCTGCTGGGGCAGGAGTAGGCACAGTAGGGGTGGAACTCCTGGGCACCGTTTGGGGttccctgagggctgggaggagggccaGGATTGGCTGTCGCACTGGAAGCAAGCAGGGAACCCAGCCCAGGCTCTGCCTTTGTATGAATCAGGAAAAGGAGCTATATTCATTCCCTAGGGCTGGCGTGGAAAGTTCCACAAACTGGtgacaaacaacagaaatgtattgtcttgcagttctggaggctggcagtttGAGATCAAGGTTTCGTCAGGGTCACAGTCCCTCTAAAGGCTGCAGGGAAGGATGTGTTCCCGGCCCCTCTTCTGGCTTCTGGTAGTCCCTTGCCTGTGACAACCTCACTCCAGCCTCCACATGGTGTGCtctctgtgtgcatgtctgtctccAAATTGCTCCTTTTTGTAAGAACACCAATCATGttggattaggggcccaccctACACCAGCATGACCTCATCTGAACTAAAtgcatctgcaatgaccctatgtccaaataaggtcacactctgagggctaggatttcaacatgtgaattttgaaaggacacagttcaacccatagtGGTCACGTAAGTCAGTTACAGAAGTCGCTGGGACAGTTTTGCTGATCTGGGCAGGCGTGCCTGAGCTTCGGTCCGGGGTCAGAGGAGGTTGTTGGGAAGCTGGCTGGGCTAGGATGGCCTTGCTCGTATGTGAGGTGATTGATTGGCTGTTGATTGGT includes these proteins:
- the RIN3 gene encoding ras and Rab interactor 3; amino-acid sequence: MIRRAGAPARADPAGPIPDVGKGEGQEEEEEDDMGPRLPVTPKNCLPRRGISVLEKLVKTCPVWLQLGLGQAEAARILHREAAGTFLIRRDSGLKHLVLCVHFPSPNESPSEVLEYTIKEEKSILYLEGSVLVFEDIFRLIAFYCVSRDLLPFTLRLPQAILEASSSTDLETISSLGLGFWDSSLNPRRGGGSPAEHPKDPAPGTPPASSLRAAAPYEKSSCEIELSIGSGLWFVNPVFIEDCGSAPPPDQPPPGSCPSLPSPPTSDATSPTSRWAPRRPAPPPPVLLLQSPGSTQPPPPPAPALACPLPSSPPVAAPPPLEALPPAPPASAPDFAPHAPGPPDHPNQPPMTACERLPRPLAGLGPLREEESKVGAALTPLQASTPPVPTKKSLPAVPPRRRISEKVSLEDQSAGKVDRGSAAEGDALGLSRSSPLSLHLQGTSDSPGNSPQRTTEQGQEAVAKASEPGSMPEPPRKIRQAPVPPPRKKRISRQLASVLPAPLESAEVSAEAVAPENPTPGPPRNSQGPASPTRTQSPHARAGARPQSTPEFKGSLASLSDSLGVPASATDQDSYSTSSTEEELEQFSSPGVKKKPSMILDKARHRLSFVSFTSVFNAFLSNNRKLYKKVVELAQDKASYFGNLVQDYKVYSLEMMVHQTSSTEMLQEIRTMMTQLKSYLLQSTELKALVDPALHSEEELEAIVESALYKSVLKPLKEAINSCLHEIHSKDGSLQQLKENQLVILATTTTDLGVTTSVPEVPIMEKILQKFASMHKAYSPEKKISILLKTCKLIYDSMALGNPGKPYGADDFLPVLMYVLARSNLTEMLLNVEYMMELMDPALQLGEGSYYLTTTYGALEHIKNYDKITVTRQLSVEVQDSIHRWERRRTLNKARASRSSVQDFICVSYLEPEQQSRTLASRADTPAEALCAQCAEKFEVVQPQDYRLFVLVDGRCFQLADEALPHRIKGYLLRSEPKRDFHFVYRPLDGGGDSGGPPCLVVREPNFL